In Acidaminococcus fermentans DSM 20731, one genomic interval encodes:
- a CDS encoding Na+/H+ antiporter family protein, giving the protein MEILTNPIVVSVIVMSVLCLLKMNVLFAILVAAIVAGSTGGLAIDKTVSILIGGMGGNSETALSYILLGTLAVAIGRSGVADIAARKITKVVGTKKAAFVFLIAFVSCFSQNLIPVHIAFIPILIPPLLVVMNHMKLDRRAVACALTFGLKAPYVSLPVGFGLLFMTIIKDQMVANNVQVSISDISSVMWIGGASMLVGLILSTIFYSRDREYKDLPIMGQDEKAGETEMNADCWKALAGAVAAFVAQLYFKSLPIGAMCGLLVMLATGAIKWNKMDDMVDGGVKMMGFIAFVMLVAAGYANVLRETHSVEALVMATTAVINTKLSGAILMLAVGLLITMGIGTSFGTIPVVASIYIPMGLKLGFGIPAIILLIGIAAALGDAGSPASDSTLGPTSGLNADGQHNHIWDTCVPTFIFFDVTLFIGGVIGAMILG; this is encoded by the coding sequence ATGGAAATCTTAACCAACCCCATCGTCGTCTCCGTAATTGTCATGTCCGTCTTGTGCCTGCTCAAGATGAACGTACTGTTTGCCATCCTGGTGGCAGCCATTGTGGCCGGATCTACCGGCGGCCTGGCCATTGACAAGACGGTGAGCATCCTCATCGGCGGGATGGGCGGCAACTCAGAAACGGCTCTGAGCTACATCCTGCTGGGGACCCTGGCAGTCGCCATCGGACGGTCCGGTGTGGCAGACATCGCAGCACGGAAAATCACCAAGGTCGTGGGCACCAAAAAAGCGGCCTTCGTATTCCTGATCGCTTTCGTGTCCTGCTTCTCCCAGAACCTGATCCCTGTGCACATCGCATTCATCCCTATCCTGATTCCCCCTCTGCTGGTTGTGATGAACCACATGAAACTGGACCGGAGAGCCGTGGCCTGCGCACTGACCTTCGGGCTGAAAGCACCGTATGTTTCCCTTCCTGTTGGGTTCGGGCTGCTGTTCATGACCATCATCAAGGATCAGATGGTGGCCAACAACGTGCAGGTTTCCATCAGTGACATTTCCTCTGTTATGTGGATCGGCGGCGCCTCCATGCTGGTGGGCCTGATCCTTTCTACCATTTTCTACAGCCGTGACCGGGAATACAAGGACCTGCCCATTATGGGCCAGGACGAAAAGGCTGGAGAAACCGAAATGAACGCGGACTGCTGGAAGGCCCTGGCCGGTGCCGTGGCAGCCTTCGTGGCCCAGCTGTACTTCAAATCCCTGCCCATCGGTGCCATGTGCGGCCTTCTGGTGATGCTGGCCACCGGCGCCATCAAATGGAACAAGATGGATGATATGGTGGATGGGGGCGTAAAGATGATGGGCTTCATTGCCTTCGTCATGCTGGTGGCTGCCGGCTACGCCAATGTGCTCCGGGAAACCCACTCTGTGGAAGCCCTGGTCATGGCCACCACTGCCGTCATTAACACCAAACTCAGCGGGGCTATCCTGATGCTGGCTGTGGGCCTCCTGATCACCATGGGTATCGGGACTTCCTTCGGGACCATCCCTGTGGTGGCTTCCATTTACATCCCCATGGGCCTGAAACTGGGCTTTGGCATCCCTGCCATCATCCTGCTGATCGGGATTGCCGCAGCACTGGGCGATGCCGGATCTCCTGCTTCCGACTCCACCCTGGGGCCCACTTCGGGGCTGAATGCGGACGGGCAGCACAACCACATCTGGGATACCTGTGTACCCACCTTCATCTTCTTCGATGTGACCCTGTTCATCGGCGGCGTGATCGGCGCCATGATCCTGGGCTAA
- a CDS encoding sigma-54-dependent Fis family transcriptional regulator, with protein sequence MDELNSMSPAMQAKLLRVLQEGVFRRVGETREREVDVRVISTCNRDPFQLVRTGKIREDLFYRLATLVLQLPPLRDRIDDLEPLCHAYLRRCASRYAYPLTRIAPKALWQLQQYSWPGNVRELFHVLDHAMNLSEGSELTDDLLPDFIRAPWTESPAKESPAGGLARSRKKSQDPPPDMPGETLGEKMASYEMYLLEEALRRNQGNITRTAKELGLQRQNLQYRIRKYGIEV encoded by the coding sequence TTGGACGAGCTGAACTCCATGAGCCCGGCCATGCAGGCCAAACTCCTCCGGGTCCTCCAGGAAGGGGTTTTCCGCCGGGTGGGAGAAACCCGGGAACGGGAAGTGGATGTGCGGGTGATCTCCACCTGCAACCGGGATCCCTTCCAGCTGGTCCGGACCGGAAAGATCCGGGAAGACCTGTTTTACCGGCTGGCCACCCTGGTGCTCCAGCTCCCGCCCCTCCGGGACCGGATCGATGACCTGGAGCCCCTGTGCCACGCCTATCTCCGCCGCTGTGCCAGCCGGTACGCCTATCCCCTGACCCGGATCGCCCCCAAAGCCCTGTGGCAGCTCCAGCAGTACAGCTGGCCGGGAAATGTCCGGGAATTGTTCCATGTGCTGGACCATGCCATGAACCTGTCCGAAGGCAGCGAGCTCACCGACGACCTGCTGCCGGATTTTATCCGGGCTCCCTGGACGGAATCTCCGGCAAAGGAATCCCCAGCGGGGGGCCTGGCCCGGTCCCGCAAAAAATCCCAGGATCCGCCCCCGGACATGCCGGGAGAGACCCTGGGAGAAAAAATGGCCAGCTATGAAATGTACCTGCTGGAAGAAGCCCTCCGCCGGAACCAGGGAAACATTACCCGCACCGCCAAAGAACTGGGACTCCAGCGCCAGAACCTCCAGTACCGGATAAGGAAGTATGGGATTGAAGTATAA
- a CDS encoding HAL/PAL/TAL family ammonia-lyase, with product MAGTITLGPKIGLEDFMAVVRFHAPVEFSPEYCERVNRSRALVEKWVEEEKVMYGVTTGFGALCTKAISKEETAKLQENIILSHSVSVGKPLPEEAVRGTLLMMLQNLGQGYSGVRLEVLEQIRQFLNRGITPWAPGDGSVGYLSPEAHMALVLTGLGKAWYQGQLLEGREALEKAGLAPLALASKEGLALVSGTTSPTALGAIGLYDMLQAARSADVVGAMSLEILQGVMNAFDPRVMAVRPHPDQAKAAENVRNLLADSQVIAAAKGSRVQDALSLRCIPQLHGAARKTLEDARKTLEIEMNSCCDNPILWPEPGNEEVISACNADSAYVGIAMDGSCMAATMLAKMSERRNNRLIDGNLSGCPWFLIQNPGLNSGVMIPQYTQAGLLNQMRILCTPAVIDNTPTCGNQEDYVAMGYNAAKKSLAVAEKLEYILAIELLSVYEAQPFVDGRLRRSSASRQVLTEISKEVPEMKEDMYLYPHIEFLRRKILDGSLVRWAETGMGKKLV from the coding sequence ATGGCTGGGACAATTACGCTGGGACCAAAGATCGGTCTGGAGGATTTCATGGCGGTGGTCCGTTTCCATGCCCCGGTGGAATTTTCTCCGGAATATTGTGAACGGGTGAACCGTTCCCGGGCGCTGGTGGAAAAATGGGTGGAAGAGGAAAAAGTCATGTACGGGGTCACCACCGGGTTCGGGGCCCTGTGCACCAAAGCCATCAGTAAGGAAGAAACGGCAAAACTTCAGGAAAACATCATCCTGTCCCATTCCGTTTCCGTAGGGAAGCCGCTGCCGGAAGAGGCGGTCCGGGGAACGCTGCTGATGATGCTCCAGAACCTGGGGCAGGGATACAGCGGTGTCCGGCTGGAAGTGCTGGAACAGATCCGGCAGTTCCTGAACCGGGGTATCACCCCCTGGGCTCCGGGGGACGGCAGTGTAGGGTATCTGAGTCCGGAGGCCCATATGGCCCTGGTGCTGACCGGCCTGGGAAAAGCCTGGTATCAGGGGCAGCTGCTGGAAGGCCGGGAGGCCCTGGAAAAAGCCGGCCTTGCTCCCCTGGCCCTGGCCTCCAAGGAAGGGCTGGCTCTGGTATCCGGCACCACTTCCCCCACGGCCCTGGGTGCCATCGGGCTCTATGACATGCTCCAGGCGGCCCGGTCCGCCGATGTGGTGGGGGCTATGAGCCTGGAGATCCTCCAGGGGGTCATGAATGCCTTCGACCCCCGGGTGATGGCGGTCCGGCCCCATCCGGATCAGGCCAAAGCGGCGGAAAACGTCCGGAACCTGCTGGCCGATTCCCAGGTGATCGCCGCCGCAAAAGGCAGCCGGGTCCAGGATGCCCTGTCCCTCCGCTGCATCCCCCAGCTCCATGGAGCGGCCCGGAAGACCCTGGAAGATGCCCGGAAAACCCTGGAAATCGAAATGAATTCCTGCTGCGACAACCCCATCCTGTGGCCAGAACCCGGGAATGAAGAGGTGATTTCCGCCTGCAACGCGGATTCCGCCTATGTGGGGATCGCCATGGATGGGTCCTGTATGGCGGCCACCATGCTGGCCAAAATGTCCGAACGGCGAAACAACCGGCTCATTGACGGAAATCTGTCCGGCTGTCCCTGGTTCCTGATCCAGAACCCGGGGCTCAATTCCGGGGTGATGATTCCTCAGTACACCCAGGCGGGGCTGCTGAACCAGATGCGGATCCTGTGCACGCCGGCAGTGATCGACAATACCCCCACCTGCGGGAACCAGGAAGATTATGTGGCCATGGGATACAATGCGGCCAAAAAATCCCTGGCGGTGGCGGAAAAACTGGAATACATCCTGGCCATCGAGCTGCTGTCCGTCTATGAAGCCCAGCCCTTTGTGGACGGCAGGCTCCGGCGGAGCAGCGCCAGCCGGCAGGTGCTGACGGAAATCAGCAAAGAAGTGCCGGAAATGAAAGAAGACATGTACCTGTATCCTCACATTGAATTCCTCCGCCGGAAGATCCTTGACGGAAGCCTGGTCCGGTGGGCGGAAACAGGAATGGGAAAAAAACTGGTGTGA
- the hutH gene encoding histidine ammonia-lyase, translated as MLKDVKAIKEVVLNGNDLTLDQLIAVSRYNAKLSFDPDAVDRIKASRALIDDIVNSDRVVYGVTTGFGSLCRVHISKEDCAQLQENLIRTHSCGYGKPLSREVTRAAMTIRANALVKGYSGIRLSTLQTLVDMINKGVHPYIPEKGSLGASGDLAPLAHMVLPMLGLGDAEYQGTVMPGKEAMERAGIPIIHLEAKEGLALINGTPILTAMGVFALWEGMSLLKQSDIAAALSIEAQRGIIDAFDERLHVIRPHRGQLDTAYNLRNLLSGSTYVTHQGQLKVQDAYCLRCVPQIHGASKDALGFVKDKVDIEINAATDNPIVLPDGDVISGGNFHGEPMALPFDFLGIGISEIANVSERRLERLINNSLSGFPSFLVKHSGLNSGFMITQYAAAALVSENKVLAHPASVDSIPSCENQEDLVSMGAHAARKAGEIAFNARRVVATEILAACQAIDLREGEGFKLGAGTQAAYDAVRKSNDFIAYDKDIEMFKELEKITNLVQEGGILDAVEDKVDLKFF; from the coding sequence ATGCTGAAAGACGTAAAAGCCATCAAAGAAGTTGTCCTGAACGGAAATGACCTGACGCTGGATCAGCTGATCGCCGTCAGCCGCTATAATGCCAAACTGTCCTTCGACCCGGATGCTGTGGACCGGATCAAGGCTTCCCGGGCTCTCATCGATGACATTGTGAACAGTGACCGTGTGGTTTACGGGGTCACCACCGGATTCGGGTCCCTGTGCCGGGTCCATATTTCCAAAGAAGACTGTGCCCAGCTCCAGGAAAACCTGATCCGTACCCATTCCTGCGGCTATGGCAAACCTCTCAGCCGGGAAGTGACCCGGGCTGCCATGACCATCCGGGCCAACGCCCTGGTGAAAGGGTATTCCGGCATCCGGCTGTCCACCCTGCAGACCCTGGTGGATATGATCAACAAGGGTGTCCATCCCTACATTCCGGAAAAAGGCTCCTTGGGGGCTTCCGGTGACCTGGCACCTTTGGCCCATATGGTCCTGCCCATGCTGGGTCTGGGGGATGCGGAATACCAGGGCACGGTAATGCCCGGCAAGGAAGCCATGGAAAGAGCCGGGATCCCCATTATCCATCTGGAAGCCAAGGAAGGTCTGGCGCTGATCAACGGCACTCCCATCCTGACCGCCATGGGCGTGTTCGCCCTGTGGGAAGGCATGTCCCTGCTGAAACAGAGCGATATTGCCGCCGCCCTGTCCATTGAAGCCCAGCGGGGCATCATCGATGCTTTTGATGAACGGCTCCATGTGATCCGTCCTCACAGAGGCCAGCTGGATACCGCCTACAACCTGCGGAACCTGCTGTCCGGCAGTACCTACGTAACCCATCAGGGCCAGCTGAAAGTGCAGGATGCCTACTGCCTGCGCTGTGTACCCCAGATCCATGGGGCCAGCAAGGATGCTCTGGGTTTTGTAAAAGACAAAGTGGACATCGAAATCAACGCCGCTACGGACAACCCCATCGTCCTGCCGGATGGTGACGTGATTTCCGGCGGGAACTTCCACGGCGAACCCATGGCCCTGCCCTTCGACTTCCTGGGCATCGGGATCTCCGAAATCGCCAACGTTTCCGAACGGCGTCTGGAACGGCTGATCAACAATTCCCTCAGCGGGTTCCCGTCCTTCCTGGTGAAACATTCCGGTCTGAACTCCGGTTTCATGATCACCCAATATGCAGCAGCTGCCCTGGTCAGCGAAAACAAGGTGCTGGCCCATCCTGCTTCCGTGGATTCCATTCCTTCCTGCGAAAACCAGGAAGACCTGGTCAGCATGGGGGCCCATGCCGCCCGGAAAGCCGGAGAAATCGCCTTCAACGCACGCCGGGTGGTGGCCACGGAAATCCTGGCCGCCTGCCAGGCCATCGACCTGCGGGAAGGGGAAGGCTTCAAACTGGGGGCTGGTACCCAGGCTGCCTATGATGCAGTCCGGAAATCCAATGACTTTATCGCTTACGACAAGGACATCGAAATGTTCAAGGAACTGGAAAAGATCACCAACCTGGTCCAGGAAGGCGGTATCCTGGATGCCGTAGAAGACAAAGTGGACCTGAAATTCTTCTGA